In Thiospirochaeta perfilievii, a single window of DNA contains:
- a CDS encoding radical SAM protein → MLSLEVTTRCNLRCLNCFAHEGGEFSDISYKLAEDALNEGKELGYSKLSITGGEPLLWLRLFDLLDYAFKIGYKYILVNSNGHLFTQDICKRLKKYGDKLHISCTINGDKKEHDNTRGSGSYNKVINGVKTGLKFGLNIYIYTVITSKNLESLPYFTQNIFRELKGIKTLLFIQLRGVDNDYYKVDGLKITETRFIEFVNMVAFLSLAVYKVEILENSLATVVAKKLKLKWFPKSPDISREGKVVILQNGNITFNHSSNVYLGKYNKGKLKETLSSKTYLEGTREESISCKTCKYIKICRNSGKLRPSDDYHNTGDTRELYCKKVLDLIP, encoded by the coding sequence ATGTTATCTTTAGAAGTTACAACAAGGTGTAATTTACGCTGTTTAAACTGCTTTGCCCATGAGGGAGGGGAGTTCTCTGATATAAGTTACAAATTAGCAGAAGATGCACTTAATGAGGGTAAAGAGCTGGGATATTCTAAACTGAGTATAACAGGAGGAGAACCTCTATTATGGCTTAGACTATTTGACCTGTTAGATTATGCCTTTAAAATAGGTTATAAATATATTTTAGTAAATTCTAATGGCCATCTATTTACTCAGGATATATGTAAAAGACTAAAAAAATATGGGGACAAACTACATATAAGCTGTACAATAAATGGGGATAAAAAGGAGCATGATAATACCCGTGGTTCTGGATCTTATAACAAAGTAATAAATGGAGTAAAAACAGGCCTTAAGTTTGGATTAAATATATATATCTATACCGTAATAACATCTAAAAACCTAGAAAGCCTCCCCTACTTCACCCAGAATATTTTTAGAGAGCTAAAGGGTATTAAAACCCTACTATTTATTCAACTTAGGGGAGTAGATAATGACTACTACAAGGTCGATGGATTAAAAATAACAGAGACTAGGTTTATAGAATTTGTTAATATGGTGGCATTTTTATCCCTTGCAGTATACAAGGTAGAGATTCTTGAGAACTCCCTTGCTACTGTTGTGGCTAAGAAGTTAAAACTTAAATGGTTTCCTAAATCTCCTGATATTTCCAGAGAAGGAAAAGTTGTTATTCTTCAAAATGGAAATATTACATTTAACCACTCATCCAACGTATACTTGGGGAAGTATAATAAAGGAAAACTAAAAGAGACCTTAAGTTCAAAAACTTATTTAGAAGGAACTAGGGAAGAAAGCATAAGCTGTAAGACATGTAAATATATAAAGATATGCAGGAATAGTGGGAAACTTAGACCATCTGATGATTACCACAATACTGGAGATACAAGAGAACTATACTGTAAAAAAGTATTGGATTTAATACCGTGA
- a CDS encoding SpoIIE family protein phosphatase, producing MKIKLSFIYILLFISFNLQSQEFKKNNIDVVSFNNKEEGVNLSRNWLFIPDDNLMYKDKINNINDWYNCNIVGAWYLQVPEAKNYTGTGWFKLYMDIDPSVASEHLGLFLPFSYGGYSVYLNGQFLYESENKFGTKAVSVDIPKELIKAGVNDISVRVKSFSGWGGFSGMPHLGTYNFVYKFFISFIIRNVGISFISLFLSLFFIFHYLFRRQDTFNLVFAGLCFSVALFIMGFNGLWFYIFNYPWAYWVLTFIGGILMYLLPILFFHAFYNMKIRLVGKIFTVFYLFLAAFVLIEFFITGQLFIFNRSLYMLFQLSYILVVIYLFAISIGTLRKRLMYSKLLFLSIFLLGLTFIYSMLCFSTIIYKDPLIGEGFFLMAAVFSIVLAKRFANTHENLEVEYEKNLDLNRTLEDRVFVRTLELKEKNRMVMDSIEYASKIQNSMLPNKYTMAEYLSDFYTIWKPKNVVGGDSYWFYKHDKGFLIAVIDCTGHGVPGAILSTTANNVLERIVSHINNSDPATILYELNRILKRILSQDNPFDIADDGLDIGLCYYDINSSKLTFAGSKIRLHTVDANGELTEYKGDRQGIGYKRSKIDYNYTNHEINVDPSTSFYMTTDGYLDQNGGDQDFGLGWTRYLNLIKSGYKLDMDKQKINLDTFFDDYRGLAEQRDDITLIGFKIKEKAEVDKND from the coding sequence ATGAAAATTAAATTGTCATTTATCTATATCTTGTTATTCATTTCATTTAATTTACAATCACAAGAATTTAAAAAAAATAATATTGATGTAGTATCTTTTAATAACAAAGAAGAGGGAGTAAATCTGAGCCGAAACTGGCTTTTTATTCCAGATGACAATTTAATGTATAAAGATAAAATTAATAATATTAATGATTGGTATAATTGTAATATAGTTGGAGCGTGGTACTTGCAAGTACCAGAAGCTAAAAACTACACAGGGACAGGTTGGTTTAAGTTATATATGGATATTGATCCATCTGTAGCATCGGAGCATCTTGGTCTCTTTTTACCCTTTAGTTATGGAGGATATTCTGTATATTTAAATGGGCAGTTTTTATATGAATCGGAGAATAAGTTTGGTACTAAAGCCGTTTCGGTAGATATTCCTAAAGAGTTGATTAAAGCTGGTGTTAATGATATATCAGTTAGGGTGAAATCCTTTAGTGGTTGGGGTGGTTTTAGTGGAATGCCCCATTTAGGAACCTATAACTTTGTTTATAAGTTCTTTATCTCATTTATTATAAGGAATGTAGGAATCTCCTTTATATCTCTATTTTTATCCCTATTTTTTATATTTCATTATCTTTTTAGAAGGCAAGACACCTTTAATCTGGTTTTTGCAGGGTTATGTTTCTCTGTTGCATTATTTATAATGGGGTTTAACGGCTTATGGTTCTATATATTTAACTATCCATGGGCATATTGGGTATTAACTTTTATTGGTGGTATACTTATGTATCTGCTTCCTATACTTTTCTTCCACGCTTTTTATAATATGAAAATTAGATTAGTAGGAAAAATATTTACTGTTTTTTATCTTTTTTTAGCAGCTTTTGTTTTAATTGAGTTCTTTATTACTGGTCAACTATTTATATTTAATAGATCTCTATATATGTTGTTCCAGTTAAGTTATATTTTAGTGGTAATCTATCTATTTGCCATATCAATAGGAACCTTAAGAAAAAGACTTATGTATTCTAAATTACTATTTCTAAGTATTTTTCTATTAGGACTAACGTTTATATATAGTATGTTGTGTTTTTCTACAATTATATATAAAGATCCTTTAATTGGAGAAGGCTTTTTCTTAATGGCTGCTGTATTCTCTATTGTACTAGCTAAAAGGTTTGCGAATACCCATGAGAATTTAGAGGTTGAGTACGAAAAAAATCTAGATCTTAATCGAACATTGGAAGATCGGGTTTTTGTTAGAACACTAGAGCTTAAAGAGAAAAACAGAATGGTTATGGATAGTATAGAGTATGCGTCAAAAATCCAAAACTCTATGTTACCTAATAAATACACTATGGCTGAGTATCTATCAGATTTTTATACAATATGGAAACCAAAAAATGTTGTAGGAGGGGACTCCTACTGGTTTTATAAGCATGATAAAGGTTTTTTAATTGCAGTTATTGATTGTACTGGTCATGGAGTTCCAGGTGCAATATTGTCAACAACTGCTAATAATGTATTAGAAAGAATTGTTAGCCATATTAATAACTCTGATCCCGCAACAATATTGTATGAACTAAATAGAATTTTAAAAAGAATCTTAAGTCAGGATAACCCTTTTGATATTGCAGATGATGGTTTAGATATTGGGTTATGTTATTATGATATTAATAGTAGTAAGTTAACATTTGCAGGCTCTAAGATACGTTTACATACAGTAGATGCTAATGGAGAGTTGACTGAGTATAAGGGTGATCGACAGGGGATAGGTTACAAAAGATCAAAAATTGATTATAATTATACAAATCATGAGATTAATGTTGATCCATCAACTTCATTTTATATGACTACAGATGGATATTTAGATCAAAATGGTGGCGATCAAGATTTTGGTTTAGGTTGGACAAGATACTTAAACTTAATTAAATCAGGATATAAACTGGATATGGACAAGCAGAAAATTAACTTAGATACATTTTTTGATGATTATCGTGGTTTAGCTGAGCAAAGAGATGATATTACCTTGATTGGATTTAAGATAAAAGAGAAGGCAGAGGTCGATAAGAATGATTGA